From the Lolium rigidum isolate FL_2022 chromosome 2, APGP_CSIRO_Lrig_0.1, whole genome shotgun sequence genome, one window contains:
- the LOC124688710 gene encoding probable CCR4-associated factor 1 homolog 7, with product MAMSDLAAAVISTANGRVNEETVEIREVWADNLEAEFALIRDVVDEFPFVAMDTEFPGIVCRPVGAFRSPADYNYATLKANVDMLHLIQLGLTFSGPTGELPALGAGRRRCVWQFNFREFDDSRDIYATDSIELLRHSGIDFRRNAERGVDARRFAELLMSSGVVLNDGVYWVTFHAGYDFGYLLKILTCDTLPDTQAGFFKLMKIYFPTVYDIKHLMKFCNSLHGGLNKLAELLDVERVGESHQAGSDSLVTSCAFWKLKDSFFAGSTEKYAGVLYGLNAENGVTAH from the coding sequence ATGGCCATgtcggacctcgcggccgcggtgaTCTCCACGGCCAACGGCCGCGTGAACGAGGAGACGGTGGAGATCCGGGAGGTGTGGGCGGACAACCTGGAGGCGGAGTTCGCGCTGATCCGCGACGTCGTCGACGAGTTCCCCTTCGTCGCCATGGACACCGAGTTCCCGGGCATCGTCTGCCGCCCCGTCGGGGCCTTCCGCTCCCCCGCCGACTACAACTACGCCACCCTCAAGGCCAACGTCGACATGCTCCACCTCATCCAGCTCGGCctcaccttctccggccccacgggCGAGCTCCCGGCCCtcggcgccggccgccgccgctgcgtctgGCAGTTCAACTTCCGCGAGTTCGACGACTCGCGCGACATCTACGCCACCGACTCCATCGAGCTGCTCCGCCACAGCGGCATCGACTTCCGCCGCAACGCCGAGCGCGGCGTCGACGCGCGCCGCTTCGCCGAGCTGCTCATGTCCTCGGGCGTCGTGCTCAACGACGGCGTCTACTGGGTCACCTTCCACGCCGGCTACGACTTCGGCTACCTGCTCAAGATCCTCACCTGCGACACCCTCCCGGACACGCAGGCGGGGTTCTTCAAGCTCATGAAGATTTACTTCCCCACCGTCTACGACATCAAGCACCTCATGAAGTTCTGCAACAGCCTGCACGGCGGGCTCAACAAGCTCGCCGAGCTCCTCGACGTGGAGCGCGTTGGGGAGTCCCACCAGGCCGGCTCCGATAGCCTGGTCACGTCCTGCGCCTTCTGGAAGCTCAAGGATTCCTTCTTCGCTGGATCGACGGAGAAATATGCAGGCGTGCTCTATGGGCTCAATGCAGAGAATGGCGTCACTGCACATTGA